The stretch of DNA CCTTGGATGAGCAGTTCCAATCTGTTGCGGGGATTAGGGAGAGAAGTGCATCCAGGAGGACGAGTTCAGGCGCCTGCTTGATAACAAGCCTGTCCCCATCTACTACAATGGCTTCGAGCCTTTAGAGGCATGCACATCGCACAGGTTTGACCTTCTGTCTTCAGCCCCTGCCTCCAGGGCATCATTACTACAAAAAATGATAAGTTTGCATGACTGAGCTAAAGATAGATTTGGCTGCATCGCCGTTCTAATTTTTTAATAGCATGTAGAAAGAGACCATCGTTTATAATGGCACACAAGGAAAAAGCTCAAATAAATTGTGTGGAGGTTCAATGAAGCtacaaaaaatataaaagaacaTAGAGACCACATGACAGATCATTTACAAAGGGATATCAAATACCAGCAACAAGAACAAGAGAACGGAAGCACATTTTTGAATTTAGAAACACGTGATAGCAActgtttattttttctttttaattaaaaaagataAAGGAAAGAAATATTCCAGACTCCAGTTCGCCTCACGAAAAATAAAAACCATAGCCACATTTTGTATCATCATAAGTTATTTATTAGAGACTCATTCTATCATAGGAATACATGTAAGCAATTATTTATGGGCGTTGCTAAGGTATAACTCTTACCTAGTAAGAGGTAAGAGTTCAAATAAATCCGAGACGTTGAATATTAGAAGAAATAAAgtaagtagtaaaaagaaaaataaataacatATTGTTTCCGTTTATTTACATGTCTACATGCAATTTGTTTCCTTTTGATTGCAACCAACGACTACAACTTCATGGAAGACCATCGGGCAAGATGGTTTTTAGTCAAAATTCAACTTTCCAAGACATGCTATTTTACGTTTCTTATTAATTGGGCATGGTCACGTTACAacttaaaaaaatattacattACAATCATGTACACTATGGATTGAATAAGCTTTACCTTTTTATAATGTCGAAAacaaaatgaatttaaattTCTCATCGTCACGTTCCaacaaattaattaaataaattttacaaaatcatttTGGGTTAGCTATTATAAATCATTGTGTTattatatacacaataaaataaaATGGTTGCGCATGTGTGAACTATGTCCCCCCATCGTGTGTCCATGTCCATGTTATTAAAAACCTAAGATCATGTTAGGAAAGTAAGATCATGCATGCATATTATATACATAATACGAAGGTATTTTCCTTCTGAGGTAATATTTGACAATTGCTATTCAGATCGACGGTTCATAGTTTTTTAGATGTACCATAGCAAGGCCCATTATTCATAATCAAGGAATAACAGTACAAGTGAAATGATATAAATGGAACCACCTGCGTTCCTCGCAAGTACCAACCGTGGACTGTGGAGGGTCGCCAAACAGAGAACCAAGGGGACGGCATCACCAACAGATCGGCTTCTGATCGACTTCAGCTGGGTGGTGAGTCTGCAGAGACGAGGGCGCAGCGGCGTTGGGGTCACCACGAGGTGTCTGTTTAGAGCATGGAATGaaatgttttaaataaaatattgGAGACCTTATTCATTGTGCTGGAGAATGAATCAGTGGAACATGCTATACCTTCTCTCATTTCTTTCAAGTGGCAATATTAATCGAAGTGCTTCCAGCGGATGTGTGAAATCTGTGGCCAGCTTTCTCCATCAGGCTCTCGGCAGTTCTTCCTCAAGTCGTCACAACCATATAGACTTATGCGCTGGAGGGAGGATGGAAGAACTGGTAAAGATGTTATGTTGGGGCAATGGCGGATATCAAGACTCTCCAGACTTGAGAGAAATTTTAGATTTCCTGGCAGGAACTCCATTTTGCATTGCCAAAAGTACAGGTGCTTGACAGATAAGAGATTTGCACATTCTCCAAAGGAAGCTGACGCCTCGTTGCAATAACGAAGAATAAGGTTCGGTGGGACTATAAACCCTTCAGCCTTGAGCATCAAGTTGAGCAGTACGAAACTACTAACGACGAGCAATTGCTGGACACGAAACTGTGAGATGCACTTGGTAGTAAGGTTTGGAACATCTATCAAACTTAGGTATTGAAGTTGCCAGGAAGACAAGCCTTCAAGAGAGCACAGATCGGGGAGATGAATTAGATCTAATGATTCAAGGGAGGTCAGGTGGCCAATCGATAAGGACGGGGAGGTTCTGCAACACATAATGATAAGAGATTTCAGGTGTGCCAAGCCATTAATGAATGAATCAGCTGCAAGAATGCAGCCACATATGTGGAGCTCTCCAGCAAGGTTGAATGACATAAATTCTGCTCCACGTGCCAGATCTAAAGAAGGGCAATCAATACAATAAAATCTGGAAAGATATGGAGCAGCACTTAAGCCCCCCAGTGATCTGAGACACCAACAACCTCTTATAGTCAACCAGTCAAGCTTGATCAAATGCTCAAACACCTCTTCTGATGGAAGTGCAGATAATGCCATATTATATTCCAGTCTTAACCTTGTAAATGAAGTGAGGCCACCAAGGCAAATAGCTAAAGCTTCATCTGCATGAAGAAAGAACAAGACCAACAAGTCCAAATGGTACAACCAGTGGCAGCTCCATGGTCCTTCCATAAAGGACTCTTATCCTCTGCTCATGGCAAAAAAGCCATGCCTTGATCATATTTTCTTTGTCTGATATTATATCTCCTCCTTCCTCTAGGCCACTTTCAATAATTTGAAGATGTTGTGATATATCATCACCCATCTGCGTTGTCAACTGCTTCAGGGATGAATAGTCCTCTACAAGTACTTCCGTAATATTAAATCCTGAATTGACCTCCCACATTGATGCAAGTTTAGATGCCAGGTCCTCTGTCTTCATTATATTTCCCCTCGAACCATGCTGGTCGAGCTCATTTTTGGAGACAAACATAAGCAGTGGGCACGTCTGAATTGACAATTTTGTAAGCATTGCTGGAAGACAAGGTAATATTTTCAATTTTGGAACATTTTCTAGCGGATGTGTGAAATCTGCAACGGATTGGCAATTTTCAATTTTGACAATTTTGGAATATTTTCCACCTGCCTCGCAAGTCCCAACTGTGGACTGTGCACAGTCACCAAACAGAGAACCGAGGGGACAGCATCTGCAACGGATTGGCTTCTGACTTGAACTGGGTGGCGAGTCAGTGTCGTGTTGTGCTTGTGCCAGGGTGACCTTGAGGTCGAGGTGCCTGTTTACAACATGAAatgtttttaaaatataaaatattggAAACCTTATTCATTGTGCTGGATAATGAATCAGCAGAACCTATACCTCCTCATTTCGTTGAAGATCATTCATAGAAGTGCTTCCAGCGGATGTGTGAAATCTGTGGCCAGCTTTCTCCATCAGGCTCTCGGCAGTTCTTCTTCAAGTCGTCACAACCATATATAGTTATGCGCTGGAGGGAGGATGGCAGAACTGGTAAAGATGTTATGTTGGGGCAAATGCCGATATCAAGACTCTCCAGACTGGAGAGAAATTTTAGATTTCCTGGCAGGGACTCCATTTTG from Sorghum bicolor cultivar BTx623 chromosome 8, Sorghum_bicolor_NCBIv3, whole genome shotgun sequence encodes:
- the LOC8074845 gene encoding LOW QUALITY PROTEIN: disease resistance protein RPS4 (The sequence of the model RefSeq protein was modified relative to this genomic sequence to represent the inferred CDS: inserted 2 bases in 1 codon); the protein is MLTKLSIQTCPLLMFVSKNELDQHGSRGNIMKTEDLASKLASMWEVNSGFNITEVLVEDYSSLKQLTTQMGDDISQHLQIIESGLEEGGDIISDKENMIKAWLFCHEQRIRVLYGRTMELPLVVPFGLVGLVLSSCXDEALAICLGGLTSFTRLRLEYNMALSALPSEEVFEHLIKLDWLTIRGCWCLRSLGGLSAAPYLSRFYCIDCPSLDLARGAEFMSFNLAGELHICGCILAADSFINGLAHLKSLIIMCCRTSPSLSIGHLTSLESLDLIHLPDLCSLEGLSSWQLQYLSLIDVPNLTTKCISQFRVQQLLVVSSFVLLNLMLKAEGFIVPPNLILRYCNEASASFGECANLLSVKHLYFWQCKMEFLPGNLKFLSSLESLDIRHCPNITSLPVLPSSLQRISLYGCDDLRKNCREPDGESWPQISHIRWKHFD